In Sphaeramia orbicularis chromosome 5, fSphaOr1.1, whole genome shotgun sequence, the genomic stretch tttgtctcttcTTCCGCTTTTCCAGACGGGCCTCGTGATGTCATTACGTCAGCGGTACGTGACTCATGCGTGACACATTTTAAATCCCGGGAAAATGAGCGAACGGGAAAGTCCGCAGTTTGGAACGAAGTCATGTAGATATGCGCACCGATGGGGGAGGAAGTAGTAGCGGAATAATGCCCTGTAGTGTTCTTGAATTAAAGTAGGAATTCAGTGACAATGAAGTAAACGTTCTACCTTCAGCCCAAGCAGCTGTCACCAGTAAAAGGGAGTTCACCCAAGGATCAGAAGGAGGAATGGCAGAAGTAGAAATGGTCAatggcagtttaaaaacaaaaattacattttataataatcctctcattaaaaatgtgaataacctgaacaaatatgaaaaacctgaaatgtctcaagagaagtaagtgcagttttaccaatattccacctggtattaaatgtgttgtgcatttgtagctcctctgtgatctgtaagttgaaatCACTCAAAAACAGGGTTATTGTGGACTCATCAGACAGACcatatgacctttttccattgagacacagtccagtctttatgttctctatcaaactgataaaatgagaagctactcactgcatcagttagaattAAAGAACTTACTGAAtcagaaacatattaatcactgcagtaattatctacCTTTTGTATTTTGGACCATGCAGTGAATGTATTTAATGAACATCACTGCCATCTTTGCCATCTGTGTATAAACTGTTAACTTTTCTTAAGGTCAAAAAACAAGGTATTTTCCAGAGAATCCAAGAATAAAAGAATTTATTTAGTTGAAACTCCACTCATGAAAAAACATTTCATCTTTAAGTTTATTAAACATTCAAAATTAACATATCTTAAGATACATCTTAAGATATGTTAATGTTGAatgtttttgattgtttttttttttgtggacagAAAGTTAAGTCTCCAAGAACCTAATAcattgtaatgtaatataatgtgcaCTAAACAAACAGTAACATAACATGAGTGTGCAGATGTGTCAAAAATTCTATCTCAATTATacataaagtatatatatatatatatatatatatatatatatatatatatatatatatatatatatatatatatatttattttttttaaatacattaagaTGTTAATATTTGGActaaccccccaccccactgTTGCTCATTTGTGTCCATAATGTTCAAGTTTCTGAAAGGAGTGTGCCTCCAGTTATTTCAACATGACACTGTCTTTGTACACCTCACCATAGCGCCTGACCACTGCTGTGTAAAAACTAAGCTGCCCTGTACAGACCCTTGACCCCATCCAGTGAACTGTAAAGCTGGCAGGGAGTCAGGCATTATCAGCTATATGGAAGCAAACCTCTGTAACCATGTTAAAAACCTACTGAAAAGCAAGACCTGTGAAGTCTAAGGAAGAGACTcagagtacactgcaaaaaaggaatacctgacttagataaactgacttgaatttagaatatttatcttgaaaggtCATTGTTTAGAATTATGTACTTATTGAGAattaatcttgttaagattatttgatttgttccaagaattttATCTTGAGCTACTCGACTTAAGttttacaactaattttaagcaatatttataacaaaaccagCTACATTGTTGAGAATGAGTGgcggacacaggaactgtttcccctcaagaaatttttatttgttttattttgcctAAACATATCtactgagtcattacatcttcataagaccatatataatatataccatatatgtaaaaatatgaaaacttgaaataagtatattctgcttaaaatagtAATTTTAGAATTCTATATTCCTtggataatattttttttatttcaagaaaacttgataagtgtaattttcttactgcactggcagataattttacttaaaataaaacattttaacccaatattGAGTTTAATTTCCATATATTTtttacaggccttttttgcagtgtacagctAATCGATTCCTTTCAACTGACTCCAAACACCATGTTACAGACGTTTCATTCCAATCAGCTGCAAGCACCCAGAGGCCAGCCAAGGTCTTTGAGAAAACTACGCCTCCCATGATGCACTGTTCCATATTTCTCCAGCTGAAGGTGTGAGTGAGCTGAACGCCAACCAACCAGGGCCTGAGTGGTCTGCGGAACTGGAGGAGAGCGGCCAACCTGGAGATCAGAGATATAGGTCAGTCAATCAGTCTATCAATAAATCAGCTGAGTCAACAAACTGAAAACTGATCATACATGGACAAATTTTTCCGGAGCAGTTTGAGCTACCAGCTGTTTTGGAGGCTCCACTCTAATGGCATTCTTCTTCACACTTGCATTATACTGAAATCAGAAAGGGAAAGGTATTTTAACAAAACATTGTTTGATTAACTGTTATAGTTTAAATTTTTTGGGTTGAATTAAATTCCCGTTCTTAACCTCCTTGAGACCCAGGACAGAACAGGTTTCTActgttttgcattaaaaaaatatcttgagtGCAGACAGtataatgcaacaatttttttccagatatatttttgtttatttatttacttattgactCTTAAAATCCAAAGAGctgctggcaaccaaaatcatctgctgatgtacaatgtttaacacctgtttatccattaatcctgtcaatccatgtaaataattggtataaaatgcagtttgttgtcttttcatggtcatcagatatgacccatttggacgttcagaggctgcatagtgaatgtggaaacaccatcatcttctacaacattgattcaccagtaaaacccatggagttggatcaatgacagtggatggagacacttgtttttacccgcagttattgatatcattgctgaaatagtcagtttttcttcaactctgtctgttttgatataataacctttgaatttattctgagcttttatgaacatctatgatcagtaaagtgaataaacaaaaatacttcattttcactgaaaaatgctaactagacaggataatattgtaattaattgagaaaaattgatttgggagctgccacaaaagtatccctgttttttttttgttttgttttgttttgtttttttgttaactctttcatgcatgatgtccacagtTGTGGACACATaatttaagctcactttccaaagggttataaaggtaatattctccaaaccacatgggggcagtctctatagaccttaagcaataacaatgaaaaaaaggatcatcttaatTGTAGAATCTGGACTGCTCTGTGacctcataaagttaacctcctaagacccagctatgggttttcggtgcacatttatggacaagagtttcacagctttatacaaaacaaaaaaaaaaaaaagaaaagaaaagaaaagaaaaaaacaaaaaaaccaaactgtccaccccaaaggacattccataaatgttgcatcatgatgtttccaatataggcaattatttaatataaaaagccagaacttgtactttcctgagtcttaataaaaccacatttaaagaaaaaaaaattctatgcatttcaactttagcctaattttgagtaataaaattaatcttaaaaaaatatattttttttttctttttgaaaattcatgcatgaaagggttaaataaagctgggaaactcttgtccacaaacatggaaaaataacTTATTGTTGGGTCTTTGGATGTTAAGGTTAGTGAACTTTTTTATAACTTAATGCGGACATTATGGAGTTGACATGCCACCTCATCAACAATAGAGGGCAGCATGTGAGTGTTTTTAACCTGAAGTTTTCAGTCAGATCATGTCATCATCAAGACTACACATATTTTAAAGTCAGatcccttgtgtgtgtgtgtgtgtgtgtgcgcgtgtgtgcgtgcgtgtgtacatgtgtgtctaCCTCTTTGTAAGCCTCagtcaggtgaccccatttctCCGGCCAGACATCAGCTGAATCCTTCTCAAGTTTTATATGAGctttcctacacacacacacacacacacacacacacacacacacacacacacacacacacacacacacacactaaagtgTGCTGCAAGGACAGGATATGATAACAGCACCACATGTACCTGAATGAAATATTTTGAGTGTtgattcaaaagaaaaaaaaaaaggagtcagACTTCAGAGGGTGAATAAATACTGTTCCTCCTTGTTCAGTTTACTTTTAGGCAGTTTTCCATTTAATTACATACATTTGTTCAGCCTCATCTCCAAGATCTTTCATAGCAGCTATGAAATTTTAATACTCAAAACTTCTTCTCTACCATTTTTCTATAGTATAGAGGTGAAGCTGAATCTGTCTCCACTGTTTTATATGTTGTATTCAACTTATTTCAAAAACCACAGACGCTGATGGAAAATGAAAGTGAGAATACTAATACTTATACTATAGCATCATCTTACACACAGAAACAACatcaaataaatcagatttaaaaaaatacgCTAATAAAAAAGTGTAGAATGTAATAACATACTAAATATTTACCAATATTGTGcacaacagtgaaataaaacaacatatttaaaaatctatttttttttttggtaagttAGCATATTTCTATTataggttttcattatttatatctgTATGAAGGTACATTTACAGTTATATAAGATAGATGGTTTTATTCTACATTACTGGCTATGACTTAATGGTTcagtgtgaaaatatttactgacATCTAGTGATGAAATTACAGATTACAAACAACTGAGTCTGTCTTTTTTCACAGTTCTCAACATGTCCCTCCTTGAGTTTTCACCTCGACTCCTTGTCCCTTCTACCAACGATGAAAGCAGAGACGTCAAGGTAAGGACACAAGGACAGAGGAGACGTGGAAACAAATTCAATAATACTGGACCCCCTCACCTCTGGCCACCATTTTAAATATACAGAGGGGAAATATGACATTTGGAACAACTGTCTGTAATTTTGTAACACTGCGCCACTGTGTATTACGATATGACAGACACATGTTTGTGTACACAaacactgcccagccaaaaaaaaagttgcacttgcaatatttgactgcaccacctgtGGTTCTgatacaggagacattcactgtcacatcttttgccacataatgcttatgtagagTCACAATCAGGTTGCTGatatttttttcatccatagttgcattcatttttgattattgatgatggagaatcagaccgctgcatcaagttttcatcacatcccaaattagagtctggactttatggaggctaatccatgtgtgaaaatgatgcctcattctccctgaaccattctgtcacaagcctgataaTCCAGATCAATCCTGGCACTGTCTGATCTGTAGgacgttaaagacatgagaggacactgacTGCAGTTAGAGTTAAGTAActtgttccagctgaaacattctaaaccactgcagtacttacccatggaaggatctgaaccaAGGGCATAGAATTCcgtagggacactagggacacgtccctaccaatatccatccactactgtgtagtccctatcaatccaaccactgtccgtagtgtttaggcaatgattctggcacacacagggttaacagtcggtctctgcgagaagtcccgcctctaatgtaaatgtcgctctccgattggctctttgatTTCACtaatgtacatgtgattggctgtccccgctgtcactccatctacttgtaaaaggaacctgctagttggaccgctaacttAAGTTGTctgtatgtttggcatttgttctgcctgggtcacatcagcttgacagatttgaatatcagtggtgtcatttacatgtacatttgtacatgtgtttgtttgcgtgcgcGCGCCTGTgcgtgtgtgctcggtaattaggatgtaaaggatgtctatgaaaagaaaagtggtcataagacacttctataggagtccaagtgtaagttagttcaagggtatagaactgcagaggctcaacacagatactgaataaaagacattatttaatgccaaacagaaacacttcttaaaagttactttacttattattttaatgcatttctatggaagagcaactgtttaaaacacacacataaagaaaatttgtggggaaaatacaataaaacctcagattctaaatgtgattctagatgtgattttatccatatttttgggaaaTATATTACATGTAATAACggaaactaaaagccttttttgctaaGGCAgtaactgaaccatcaaactctatgatcactgtatccctaatctgttcatatgtcatgcatccacatatttttgtcaggtgacagacagtagagaggagggaggaggtagaggaggagaagaaggaggagaggctggaaattcacaggtgaggttcaataataatggatatgttagtcagGAGAATAAcactgcagaatgcattaaattcttgtattgtcctcagatattcagatatgcataataaacttgtcaattactgaattttttttctgactatgattgtttacttgtttaatcagctcgacatgacgtgaaattatgattgtaaatgcaaaaaaatgtcaactttctggagtgctgccttggggcacttttgtgtccccaccaatgtgaaaatcaaacctactcccttgatcTGAACTATTTGTTAAATTAAATCCAGGTAGTTcctttttttgtccaggctgtttatttaaccctaactgcagtaagtgtcctctcatgtctttaatggcATATATTTCCTAATCTGTAGAGAAATACAGTTTGGGGAAGAAATCACCCACACTTTCCACCATAAGTCTGGTTTAACTACACAATATGTTAGAATATAAAACAAAGACTTTCAGTATAATGCAGTTGATTATTTTGATGTGAATCAGATATTttttacatatcgttagcctcttAGTATAATTACctgtcatatttttggtcaaattgtgatatttgctaaactttactctcctatcactgctgcttcattttatgcagatatcacaatttcgCCAAAAATATGTTCAAggaaattatgctatgaggctaatgatatgaaaatcTGTTGCAGTAACTTTCTCTATTTGAGAACTCATCAAGgaattaaaaagacaattttaacCATCAACATCATCTAATTTTGACAACTGTCCCAGTTCAATATGACACTACTCTCATCCTTTAAATTAAAATATCAGCATCTTTTAAGATTCTGTCCAGGTTTTTATGAATGTAACTTATGAATAAAAGCTgtgaaaataattaaaatcagTTTTTACCAGATTTCATCCTGATGCACAAAGTTAACGGGTACAGACGTTTGCTGTGAGTTCGCCATCTGTCCTgcctggtttgtgtgtgtgtgtggtttcattCTCTTTGCCTGGGTAATGTTTCACCTGTGTGTAAGTCACACTGGCAGAGCTGTTtactgttgtcatggagacactCTTCACTGACATGCCATATATCTTCCTCTCTGACCTGTGTCTGTGTAACTGTGGTGATGGTACACTCGAGGCATAGTGACGCTAACATCAAACATTGTAGCTTCATAACAACAGCTCAAACAACATCTGGCAGAGACTGTTGGTGTTCTATCGGCGCTCCATCGAGAGCATCCAGCATTAGCTCAGAGGAAAGCGCTGCAGAGCACAGGGGCGTGACCACGGGGGGGCTGGGGGCAGCAGTGCCCCCTGAGGGACAAGCTCTGCCTCCCTGTGAAATGCCCTGTCCACCCAACAAAAACTGGAGAGAAAAAATGGCTCGCTACTATTATTGAGCTCCACTGGTGTCTTCTCATAGAGCCCCAAAAGAGACATGTGggaataataaaaaacatatatctGCAAAGTTTAGGCCAAggatgtccaatcctggtcctcgagagctactatcctgcatgttttagatgtatcccttttccacacctgattcaaatgataagcctatcatcaagctctgcagaagcctgataatgaccttcaggtgtggaGGCAGAAAGAAatctctaaaacatgcaggatcgtagatctcgaggacctggattgggcacccctggttTAGGCCTACATAgctgtatttatttcattttttaaaagatttttgttCCCACCATTACATTCAGGGGCTCCGTATATCCTCCTTCAGGTTACAGAATTATTGTCAGAACTTCAGTGGTTTCCAATTAGTCCATTTGAATAGGGGGCGTGTCAGTCAGTGCCTCCTCCAAGCACTGTGTGCTTACATCTCACTTCACACCTATATAGTGTATGAACCTGTTTGCAGCCTGTCTGAGCCTTATTTAATCGAATTAAAACAGCCAATAACTTTCCTGTTGTTTTCTCATTTCAATATTCACTTCTTATATATTTCCCCCAATAGTCCCATAGTTTTACTTGAGTTTGCACATTTTGTCTGAGCATTTGCTTTGTTTGTGGCCACATTCATCATTCGCTAAATCTGCCAGTCACAGCAGTGCATGTGCTTACTTACTGGATGGGCTGCTAGGAGTGATAGTGAGTTAAATCGCCAGACTAGTCACTTTTGtctgacgtgtgtgtgtgcatatatatatatatgctgttTTAAGAATAACTGGTAATCCCTTCATCCAGACTCTGTTGACTGGATAGTAAGGAAATTGTTGGAACAGTGGTAGTAGcattatgctgcatttccactatgtggtaccagcttgactcgacttggcctttttgtgtttctacGATGTAGAGGGACCTGGAGTCTGGTACCCAGTATTAGTTTTTTGGTGTCtgctccgccgaggttccaaaatgggggaGGAgacactaaaatgtgatgtgtaaacactgcagaccactgattggtcagagagttgtctctgcgtcattgtgtcatcaatgtgtgacctgccgttttaaaAAACTGAATCAGAAGTTTATAGTAAATACACCGGTTGGCTAATCCACTTGGtggcagcccacaaaactacactgtggtcggtcgaggaggttcggGCGTTTCTGTCCTTGGAGGCCAACGAAAAAATTCAGCGTGGgcttgacggggcaacacgcaacaggtgactttatcagcaactctctgagcagacgacatggaagtgaCGTGCCAcgtcactatgacgtccaggtactctaaagttggtggtatcctgtaatggaaactttcttcaggaatagtatctggtaccagagtcgagttggttccacatagtggaaacgtggcagtagtactagtagtgcCACGAGACAACTGTATTGTACAATGGTGCTGTATACAATTGAATTTCACAGTAGTGGTCGTGGTTTTCCACCCATTTTGCAGGTATTTTTTCTGCCCATCCAAATAAGCCAAATGCCTACCCACACATGACATTCTGGTCACACCTCTGCCAGAGGGTCATCAGAATGGTTTAGAAGATCATTGGCTGCCCTCTCCAAACACTAGAAGAACTACAGACTTCCCACTGCCTCAAAAAAAGAACACAGCATTATTAAGGACACTTCACACCCTGGACACACTCTGAAC encodes the following:
- the LOC115419927 gene encoding uncharacterized protein C20orf85 homolog is translated as MANSQQTSVPVNFVHQDEIWKAHIKLEKDSADVWPEKWGHLTEAYKEYNASVKKNAIRVEPPKQLVGRSPPVPQTTQALVGWRSAHSHLQLEKYGTVHHGRRSFLKDLGWPLGACS